One Nocardiopsis gilva YIM 90087 genomic window, AACGCCGCCTTCGGCTTCTGCCTGGGCTGCGAGATGTACCTGTTGCTCCGCCGCCTGCCCCTCCCGGGCAGGGCCGCATAGGCGCGGCTCGGTGGCCCCCTACGTGGGAACGCATCACACCGGTCCGTGGGTAGGGACAGACACAGTCGGTTCCCCGCCTGCGGACGACACACAACCGACCGACCGATCCGGCCATTGAGGCCATCGCAGGCAACGATCTATGAGGAGGATCCCCATGAGCCGCTCCGACGTCCTTGTGGACGCCGACTGGGTGGAGGCTCACCTGAACGACCAAGATGTCGTTCTCGTGGAGGTCGACGAGGACACCTCGGCCTACGACAAGGGGCACATCCCCAACGCCGTCAAAATCGACTGGAAGAAGGACCTCCAGGACCCGGTCCGGCGCGACTTCATCGACAAGACCGGCTTCGAGACACTGCTCTCCGAGCGCGGCATCTCCAATGACGACACCGTCGTCCTCTACGGCGGCAACAACAACTGGTTCGCCGCCTACGCCTACTGGTACTTCCGCCTGTACGGCCACCAGAAGGTGCGGCTGCTCGACGGCGGCCGGAAGAAGTGGGAGCTCGACTCCCGCGAGCTGGTCGAGGAGGTGCCCGAGCGCACCAAGACCTCCTACAGCGCCCAGGACCAGGACCGGGCCATCCGGGCCTTCCGCGACGAGGTCGTCGGCGCCATCGGCACCAAGGACCTGGTGGACGTGCGCTCCCCCGACGAGTTCGTGGGCAAGCTGCTCGCCCCGGCCCACCTGCCGCAGGAGACCTCGCAGCGGCCCGGCCACATTCCGACCGCCCGGAACATCCCGTGGGCCAAGACCGCCAACGAGGACGGCACGTTCAAGTCCAACGATGAGCTGCGTGAGCTCTACACCGAGGCCGGTGTGGACCTGAACAAGGACATCATCGCCTACTGCCGTATCGGCGAGCGCTCGTCGCACACCTGGTTCGCCCTGCACGAGCTGCTCGGCCTGGAGAACGTGAAGAACTACGACGGTTCATGGACCGAATACGGCTCGCTGGTCGGCGTGCCGATCGAGCTTGGGGAGGCCAAGTGAGTAACGACGGATGCGGAGCGCCGGTCGGCGGCGTGGCCCTGGCCAACGCGGACGCCGGTGACCAGGCGGTCATCCAGGGCGTCGTGAAGCGCGACGGGGCCCCGCTGCGCGGCGCCTACGCGCGGCTGCTCAACACCGACGGTGACTTCGTCGGCGAGGTCGCCACCGGCGACGAGGGAACGTTCCGCTTCTTCGCCGCCGATGGGGACTGGAAGGTCCGCGTGCTCGCCTCCCAGGGCTTCACCGCGGAGTACGACGTCGCGGCCCAGGTGGGCAAGGTCATCGACCTCCAGGTCGAGGCCTGATCGTCCACCGCGCCCTCCACCGGAACGTCGGTCGGCACCACGTCTGACATGCCGACCGGCACGGAACGCGCCTGACATCGTTCAGGCCGCCCGATCGGACGCCGGCCGATCGGACACCGAGCGCGTGCCCGCAGAGGAATCCCCTCTGCGGGCACGCGCTCGTCTTTTCGCCGTGATCACCGCGAGGAGGGGGTCCGGACAGCACCCTCCCCGCTGTATCGGCGGTCGGGTTGGGAGGATCGGCTTCCATGAGCCCCGCCATCCTCGCCGCCGTGCTCGGCGCCGCGCTTCTGCACGCCGCCTGGAACGCGATCGCGCACGCGATCACCGACCGCCTTCTCGGCTTCGCGCTCATCGGTGCCTCCGGGATGGTCTGCGGCGGGGCGCTGGCCGTGGCGACCGGGCCGCCCGCGCCGGAGGTCTGGCCGCTCCTCCTGGGGTCGGCCCTGGTGCACGTGGTCTACATGAGCCTGCTCATGCTCTCCTACCGGACCGGGGAATTCGGTCAGGTCTATCCGCTGGCCCGGGGGACGGCGCCGTGGGTGGTGGCGCTGGCCGCGACCGTCGTCATCGGCGAGGCCCTGCCCCCGGTCCACCTGGCCGGGGTGCTGGTGATCTCCGCCGGGCTGATGGCGCTGGTGTTCGCCGGCGGACGGCCCCGACCTGGTCAAGCTCCGGCTCTGGTCGCGGCCGTCGCCACCGGGCTGGCGATCGCCGCCTACACCGTCCTCGACGGCTCCGGCGCCCGCCTGTCCGGCGACCCCGTCGGCTATCTGGCCTGGCTGATGCTGCTGCAAGGGCCGGTCTTCATGATCGTCGCCGTCATCACGCGCCGGGGGCGGCTCGTGGAACAGCTGCGCCCGATCTGGCGCGTCGGTGCCCTGGGCGGCGCGCTGAGTGCGGGCGCCTACGGTCTCGTGCTGTGGGCGCAGACGCAGGGGGCGCTGGCGAGCGTCGCGGCCCTGCGCGAGACCAGCATCGTTTTCGGCGCCATAATCGGCGCGATCGCGTTCAAGGAGAGTTTCGGCCATGTCCGATCTATCTCCGCGATCGCTGTCGTGACCGGTATCGTCCTGCTCGCGCTCTGAATTACCGGTCGCGTTATTTCCCGGGAGGTCGTGACAACTCGGCTACCGCCTGAAACCATTCCACCGTACCCATCCCGATCTCCCCGGCTCCCGTTGGCCCGGGCAGGAGGTGCGACGCGGTGGCAGCCCCTCGATCAGGAGTACAGACCGGGCTGACCTATCTCGGATGGCGCCATGAGCTACTGGTCCCGGACCCCGGACCGGCGCCCCGCCGTCCCGCACCTCCGGAGAGAGCCGCCATCAGCGAGGAGTGGCGCGCCGCCCAGCGGCGCCACGAGGCGAGAACGAACCGGCCCCTCACCGCCCTCCTCGCCCTGCTGAGCCTCGTGGCCCTGGCCTGCGTCGGCCTGTGGCCGGTGCGCATCCTCCCCGGGCTCATCGCGCTGGGCCTGTGCCTGGCCTGCCTCGCCATGGCGGCGCCCATCGTGGTCGCCCTGATGCAGAGCCGCCAGGTCATGGCCGAGCGTCTGCGCCGCGAGGAGGCCCGCCTCGCCGAAGAGCAGGAGCGGCTCGACGCGCAGCAGCGTGAGCGCTTGGAGGAGCACGCCCGCCGGTACGCCGCATGGCAGACCCGCAAGCGCGCATTCGAGGCGCAGCCCCGCTGGTACGGGGTGCGGGTACCCGAGGACGCCGGAACCGTGGTCGTCGCCGGAGGGACAGAAAGCGGCTGGTCGGCCCTGCTCACCACCCTTGGCGCGTCCCGGCTCCGCAGCGGGCGCGACCTCACCGTCGTGGACCTCTCCGGCCGCGCGCTCGCCGGAGACCTCATGGCCCTGGTCAAGCGCTCCGGCATCACCCCGCGCATCCGCGTCCTCCCCGCCGACCTGCAGCGCCTCCACCTCGGCACCGACCTCGACGGCGCGCAGCGCGCCCGCATCCTCTCGTCGGTCGCCTCGGCCCTCGACCCCAAGGCCGACATCGACATCGACGAGATGCTGCTGCTCCAGATCCTCGACGTCGTCGGCCCCGGGGCAAACGTCTCCGCTCTCATCGGCGGACTGCGCGCCCTGGCCGAACCCGCCGAAGGCGCCGCCACCCGGAGCGACCCCGCCCTGATGCTGCTCAGCCCGGAGCAGCGGGCCGAGATCCGCGAACGCTGCGGATCGGACCGGCCCGTCATGGAACGCGCCTGGGAACTGGAACGGCACATCGCCCCGTTCGAGGGCATCGGCACGCGCTGCGGCGACGAACCCTACGCGCAGATCAAGGTGATCGCCACCGACCGCGCCTCGGGGGCTGTCTCCACACGCGCCTACGGCACCTACGCCGTCGCCGCCCTGCGCGAGCTGCTGGAACTGCGCTCCCGCAACCCCCAGAGCGCGCAGCGCGCCCTCCGCCCGTGGGCCAACACCATCGTGGTGTGCGGCGCGGACGTGCTCCCGGCCGCCGAGATCGACCGGCTGATCGGGGCGGCCTCCTGGTGCGGGGCCGGCCTGGTGCTGATGATCCGCGAGGTCGGCGAACGCACCGCGCACCGGCTGGCCGCCCACGGGGTCTTCCCCGTGCTGATGCGCCAGCCCACCTCCGCATCGGCGGCACGCGCCGCCTCCTGGCTGGCGACCGGACGCGTGGCGGCGTCCGCGGCCGCGGGAGCGGCGGCCGAGAAGGCGGAGGACGTGGAGGTGCTGGCCGCGAGCAACGGCCACCGGGGGGCGGCGCGGCTCCCGATGCATCAGCTCACCGAGGTCATCGGCGAGGCGCTGAACGACGCGGTGGGCGAGGGCTACGTGGCCGAGGACAGCGAGGGCATCACCGCTCCCGTGCCCGTGCGCACCGCGGCCCCGCCGATCGCCCCGCTCAACCTCGCGCAGAACATGCGCGCGGCCACCGCCTGGGGCCGCGTCACCACCCAGGCCACCGAGATCGGCGAGGCCGACGGCACCGGTCCGGTCAACGGCTACCAGGTTGACCCGCACGGCCTGCGCACCCTGCCGCCCACCGCGATGGTCGTCCCCGGTGACGCGGGGCCGGTCCTCGCCGACGCCAACCCGGGCATCCTGACCCTGCCCACCGCCACCCTCAGCACCGTCGAGGAGTCCCGTGGGGAACCGGCCCGCCCGCCGGAGCCCCCGACCGCTGATCCCGGCGCCGCGCACCCCAACGTCGGCCCGCCTCCTGAGCGCCTGGACTGGCGCACGGTCTGACCATCCGGGCCCCGACCGGCCGCCGTCGCGTGCGAAGCGGGCGTCCGCCCGCCCTCCGCCTCCCCTTTTGGTCCCACAGGAGGCCACGGGCAATAGGCTTAGGAGGCGCCGCCACTCGCGTCAGGCGCCTTTTCGAACTGCCTTTCCGGCAGCCACCTCCAGCAGCAATCTAGTGGGGATCATGAGCGAACTTCCCTTGCGCGCCCAGCTGGCCGCGGTTTTGGGCAAGGGCGCGGCCACGCTGTCCCGGGCCACCGGGCGCGGCGACGGTTCCGTCATCGGCGGCCGGGTCGCGCTCAAGGTCGAGCCGGAGCTGCTCGCCAAACTCGCCCGCGGACGCAGGCTGACGCTGGTCAGCGCGACCAATGGCAAGACCACGACGACCCGGCTGATCGCGTCGGCACTGCGCGAACTCGGCGAGATCGCGACCAACGAGCACGGCGCGAACATGCCGACCGGGCACATCACGGCCTTGGCGAACGCCCCGGAGGCCCGCAACGGCGTCCTTGAGGTCGACGAGAAGTACCTGCCGCAGGTCCTGCGGGACACCAGCCCGGCGGTCGTCGTGCTGATGAACCTGAGCCGCGACCAGATGGACCGCGCCTCGGAGATCAACCTGCTCGCCAAGAAGTGGCGCGACGCGTTGCGCCGCAGCGAGGCGCACGTCGTCGCCAACGCCGACGACCCCCTCGTCGCGTGGGCGGGCCTCGGCGCGCGGCACGCCACCTGGGTGGCGGCGGGCCAGCGCTGGAAGGAGGACTCCTGGTGCTGCCCGGAGTGCGGCGGCCACCTCAAGCGTGAGCCCGATCCCCACTGGGAGTGCCCCGAGTGCGGGCTGAGCCGCCCGGAGGCGAGCTGGGCCGTCGACAACGAGAACGACACGATCACGGACTCCAACGGCCAGCCGATGCGGATGGAGCTCGGCCTGCCCGGCGACGCCAACCGCGCGAACGCGGCCGTCGCCGTGGCCACCGCCGCCGCCTACGGCATCCACCCCAAGCAGTCGCTGCCGCGGCTGCGCGAGATCCGTTCGGTGGCCGGGCGCTACACCTCCGTCGTCACCGACGGCGTCGAGGTGCGGCTGCTGCTCGCCAAGAACCCGGCCGGGTGGCTGGAGTCGTTCGCGGTGCTCAGCCAGCCGCACGTGCCGGTGATCCTGTCCGTCAACGCGCAGATCCCCGACGGCAAGGACACCTCCTGGCTCTGGGACGTCGACTACACGGTGCTGCGCGGGCGGCGGGTCTTCGTCATGGGCGAGCGCCGTACCGACCTGGCGCTGCGGCTGGAGACCGACGGTGTTCCGTTCCAGGTCGCCGACACGGTCGCCGACGTGGTCAGCCACGTCAAGGCGGAGCAGTCCGGCATCACGCAGATCGACGTCATCGCCAACTACACGGCCTTCCAGCAGATCCGCACGGCCTACGGCCGTGTGCAGTAGGAGGGGGACCCCATGAGCGACTCCAGCAGCGCCCTGCGCATCGTCTGGATCTATCCCGACCTGCTCAGCACCTACGGGGACAAGGGCAACGTGCTCGTGCTGCGCCGCCGCGCCGAGCTGCGCGGCATCCCGGTGGAGGAGGTGCACGTCCACTCCAGCGACCCCGTCCCGGCCGAGGGCGACATCTACCTGCTGGGCGGGGGCGAGGACCGGCCGCAGATCCTGGCGGCGGAGCGGCTGCGCGCCGACGGGGGGCTGAAGCGGGCGGCGGAGCGCGGCGCCTGCGTCTTCGCGGTCTGCGCCGGATACCAGATCGTCGGCGAGAGCTACGGTGACGACGACGACAACCCGCTGCCGGGTGTGGGCATCCTGGACATCCGCAGCGGGCGGGGCCAGGTCCGCGGGGTCGGCGAGATCGTGGCCGACGTCGAGCCGTCCCTGGGCGTCGGGCGCATCACCGGCTTCGAGAACCACCAGGGCCGCACCGCGATCGGGCCGTCCGCCACCCCGCTGTCGCACGTGGTCAAGGGCGTGGGCAACGACGACGGCCAGACCGAGGGCGCCGTCCAGGGCCAGATCCTCGGCACCTACCTGCACGGTCCCGCGCTGCCGCGCAACCCGGGCCTCGCCGACCTGCTGCTGCGCTGGCGCGTCGGGCAGATCCCGCCGCTGGAGCCGTCGTGGGGTGAGCGCCTGCACGAGGAGCGGCTCACGGCCGTCCTGTAGGACCCCGCGCGGCGCGCTCTTCGCACGTTCCCGCCTCCGTCGCGAGGACCAGCGGAAGCGCAGGGAGGCGGAGCAGAAGCGGAGCAACGCTGAAGGGCGGTGCCCCCGAACGGGGGCACCGCCCTTCACCGTCGTGGCCCCGTCACCGGGGCACGCGTGCCACGCCCTCTTACAGCAGGATCAGCATCGCGGCCAGGATCAGCAGCGCGACGGGCAGCAGCCCGAACCCGAGCAGCTCCTTGTGCCAGTCGGCGCTGATCATCTCCTGCTCGGTGTGGGTGGAGATGCTCACCGGGTCGTCTTCGGTGCCCTCGATGAACATGTCGCCGTCCTCGTTGCGGCGTGCCAGGCCCCCGACGAACAGCTCCTGGCCGGGGCGGATGACCCACTCCTTGTAGGTGCAGCCCGGGGTGAGACCGGCGGGGCCGATGACCGTGGTGCTGGTGCACTTGTCCTTGCCCACGGCGGCCAGCTGCGCCGGAGAGAGGATGTCGGCCGGCGGCTCCTCGCTCGCGACGAACTGGTCGACGCTGACCTCGGGGTCGTTGACCTCGGCCCAGTCGGGCGCGCAGAGCACGCTGCCGGTCGTGTCGCTCATCCGGAACGGTTCGTGGGAGTGCAGGCCGAACAGCCGCTCGACCTCAAGGCGGTCGCCCGGTCCCCGCTCCTCCCGGTAGTGGTGGTGGGTGACCTCCACACGGAACCAGACACACGGTGTCTGCGAGTAGGGGGAGGTCAGCAGGCCTCCGGGCCCCTCGGCGGCGGTCGCGTTGATCTCGGCGCGTGACGGCAGCCGTTCGCACGCCTGCAGACCACCCGCCGTGTAGTCGGGGGTCAACTCAAGCCGCCGACGGTGCCGGTGGGCCCGCATGGCACGCAGCCACAGGAAGGCACTGAAGCCGACCAGCGCTAGCGCGATCAGCTGGAGTGTTGGCGCTACTTCATCCACGGTGTCGTCCTCGTGAACCGATGCGAGTCAATGATTGTTATGGCAGGTCGGGGGGCATTTCCCGATGCCGATTCCATCTGTATCCCGAGGCGAATCCACGGGGCAATGATTTCGGGTGTTCAGGTTTCGCTAAGAGAGACCCTGGGTACCCGCATTTGGCCTGCTCCTTGGGCGCGCGGAGGGCCTACTGCTCATGGCATCCCGCGCACATATCAGATGCGGAATACCACGCCCCGGTTCCCCGCAGTGGCAAAGAGCACACACATATAAGGATAGGGCCGGTCGTGGGACCGGCCCCGCACGCATGTCCGCTTGTGGCCGCGTGTTTTCGCGTCCGTCATTCGGCCGGTGATCAGGCCGGCCGGCGCCGGAGGCCGATCTGGGCGTTGGCGCCCGTGTCCGGCGGGACGATGACCTCCTGACCTGCCGCGATGCCGTCCACGACGAATTCGGCGTCGACGGGGACATTGCGCTTGACCAGACCGAGCGCGATCGGGCCGAGCTCGTGGTGGCGCGCGGAGGAGCCCACGGCGCCGACGGCGCGGCCGCCGAGCTCGATCGACGCCCCCTGCTCGGGCAGGCGCTCGGCGGTGCCGTCCAGGTGCAGCAGCACCAGGCGGCGCGGCGGGCGCCCCAGGTTGTGCACCCGCGCGACCGTCTCCTGGCCCGGGTAGCAGCCCTTCTCGAGATGCACGGCGCGGCCGACCCAGTTCATCTCGTGCGGGATGCTGCGGTGGTCGGTGTCCCGCCCCAGGCGGGGCCGGTGCTCGGCGATACGCCGGGCCTCATACGCCCACATCCCCACCGGGCGGGCACCGGCGGCGGTGAGCGCCTCGGCGACCGGGGCGAGAGCGTCGGCCGGGAGGAACAGGTCGGTCTCGTCCTCGGCGCGGCGTAGGGGAACGTCGTCCAGCCGGTCGGCGACGGCCTCCAGGGCCTTCTCCCGCTCGGGGCCGGCCAGCGTGAGGACGCGGCGGCTGTCGCTGAGGTCCTCGACCTCCACGCGCAGCATGAACCGCATGGAGTCCAGGAACTGCGCCAGGTCCGCGGCGGCCCCGGGCTCGGTGTGCGCCCAGACGGCCGTGCCGTCCTCGACGACCGACAGGTGGAACCGGATGTGCCCCTTGGTTTCCATCACCAGGGCCTCGGTCGCGGTGCCCGGCGCGATGCCGTCCAGGAACTGGCTGGTGAGGCTGTGCAGCCAGCTCAGGCGGTCGGGGCCGGTCACCCGGACGACGCCGCGGTTCCCGCGGTCGATCCATCCGGCGGCGTCCTCCAGGGCGCGGCCCTCCTGGGCGGGTTCCCCGTAGTGTGCGGCGACGTCGGCGTCCGGGGGCTCGGCGGCGACGGCCCCGGCGCGCGTCAACAGCGGCGAAGTCATACTTCGAGCCTATGCGGTCTCGGTGCCCCGTTCCGCGCCCGCGTCCGCCTCCTGCCCGGCCGCCGCGGCGCGGCAGCGGCTGCACTGGCCGACCACCGTCAGGTGGCGGGCGTCGGCCTCGAAGCCGAGGTCGCGGCGGAGCCGCTCGACCAGCGGATCGGCCAGCTCGAGCGCGGTGTCGGTGACCTCGCCGCACTCCCGGCACACGACGTGCAGGTGGTCGGCCTCCTCGGCGAGATGGTAGGAGGGCGCGCCCGCTCCGAGGTGGGTGTGCGTGATCAGCCCGACCTTCTCGAGCACGTCGAGGGTCCGGTAGACGGTGGAGAGGTTGAGCCCGGCGGCGGTCTTCTGCACCTCGGTGCAGATGGCGTCCGGGGTGGCGTGCTCCAGCTCCCGGACGGCTTCGAGCACCAGCTGCCGCTGCGGGGTCACGCGGTAGCCACGGGCGCGCAGCTCTTCACGCCAGGTGAGGTGCGACATGCCCTCGAGTCTAGGCGGTGGCCGGGTGACACCCGCCACGCCGGAGTCCGGCGTGAGGCCCGCGAAAAAACATTTGCCCTGTGTGGAGCGGCGGACATAACGTCAGAATCACGCAGGAAAGGAGGTGGTCCTAACAGTGAAGGCTTATGGGACTTGCGAGGTGTCCGCCCGCTAGGGCGACACGAAGAGTCGGATCGCTCTAGCGAATCCACAGTGGACACCCGGATCCCCGGGCAGCCGGACCTTGTCCTACCCGGCCCCGCCGCCCAGCGGAGGGAAGCGCCTGGGGATCTGTCATGCCCGCGCCGTCCCCGGCCACGGGCATGACAACGGGCACCGCACCCGCCTGTTCCCGGCTCAGCTCTGCGTGGTGGCCTGCTTGAGCTGGGCGGACATGTAGGAGCGCAGCTCCTGGCCGTGTGCGGCCATGTCCCACGCGTAGCCCAGCGTCTCGCGGTTGTCGCCGAACAGCCCGTAGAGCCGGTGCCCGGCGGTGACGTGCTTGCCCGTCTCGGTGCGCAGCACCACGTCGGTGGACATCTCCACGCGGTGGGCGAAGATGTTGCCGAGGTAGAGCTCCGTGAAGCCCTCGGGGTGCGAGATCAGCACCTCCAGGTGGATCGTCGGAGAGTCGGCGGTCGGCTCCGTGCCCTGCTCCGCCTCCGACTGGCGGATCCGCCAGAAGCCGGACTCGGAGGTCACGAAGTCGCCGAGGGAGCCGTCCTCGTTGATCCGCCACACGCGGCTGCGGTAGGTCAGGTAGGGCTCTCCGTCGTGCGTGAACTCGATCTCCTGGCCGAACTGGAACTCGTCCATGTCCGTGTAGCCGGCGACGCCGACACCTTCCCAGCGACCGATCAGGAACGACAGCTTCTCAAGATCGGGGTGCACCTCAGGCTGCATAATGTCCGAGGGTAGTCGCGGTGCGGGGGTGGCCTGTGCACTTTGGAGTACGGGTGTCGTCCGCCCCCTCGCCCCCCGTCCGAATACCGGTGGCTGTTCCGTCCGTTCCTGGTGAGCGTGTGGCATGCCTCGCAGTGCCGCCGCGTACGGGCTCGCGCGGGGCCGTACCGTGCCATTGACACCGATCGCCTGGATATCGGTGTCACGCAACGTACGCGACGTGCCAGGACATGCCGCGTCTTCCGCTGAACGGCGCGTTATCAATCTGTAATTTACGGTTCTGTCGTCCGCGTCGGGTATCAACGTTGATCGCTCCCGACCTGGGAAATCGGCCGCGAACAGGGGCAGCTGCGGTGTTCCGTCGCTACGTCCGTGCCCGCGGAACCTGGTAAAGAAGATGCCAATGCCACGACGATGTGTGGACGGCGAGTCACAGAAAAGAGGCGGCCCGTGTTGCTGGTGATCGGGGTAGTGCTGCTGCTCGGCGCAGCGATCCTGGCACCCCTGGCCATCCGGGCGGTGCGCAGATGGTCCCTGCAGCGGGGCATGGCCGAGGTGCGCCCCCGGGCGCTGGCCACGTGTGCCGGGCGGCAGGTCAGCGTCTCCGGGACCGCCGTGCCCGGCCCCAACGGCGCCATCGAGTCGGGCCTGGCCAGCGCCGAGTGCGTCTGGCACGGCCACGAGGTGCTGCGGCACTACTGGGCGCTCACCCGCAGCCCCGAGACCGCCGTTCACGACCGGGAGCGCGCCTCGGACTCCATCGCCGACTACGGTTCCTCCGAGCTGTTCGGCATCGTCGGTCCCGGAAACTCCGCCGACGGCTCGCCGGTCCTGATCGATCCCGAGGACGCCGCACTGTCCGGCGCCCACATGTGCCTGCAACGCGTCGTCGGCCGCCCGCAGCCCGGTGTGCCCGCCCAGGCCGACGACCTGCTGCCCCGGGTCAAGGGGAAGATCTCCGGTCTCTTCCGCGGCGAGACCATCGAGTTCGAGTACCGCGAGTGGGTGCTGCGCCCCGGCGACCCGATCGTCGTCCACGGGCGCCTGGAGATGCGCGACGGCCGCCCGGTGATCACCGCGCCGCTCGACGGGCGACTCCGCATCGAGCAGGGCGGCGACCGCCCGGAGGCCCCGTCCGCGCACCGCGCCACGGACGCTCTGCTGCTCAGCGGCAGCGCCGTGGTGACCGCCTGCACCGGCGTGCTGCTGGTGTTCGCCGGAGCCTGAGGGAGCGCGGAGGGCTATCGGCAGGGGCGCGCTTCATCGCGGTGCCCGCGGGGCTACGCTGGCCCCATGAGTCGCTCATTGGTGATCAAGGCCACGTCCGGTGAGGATGCCCCGGAACGGTGTAATCAGGCGTTCACGGTCGCCGCGGCAGCGGTGGCGAGTGGCGTCGACGTGTCACTGTGGCTCACCGGTGAGGCCAGCTGGTTCGCCGTCCCCGG contains:
- a CDS encoding EamA family transporter; translation: MSPAILAAVLGAALLHAAWNAIAHAITDRLLGFALIGASGMVCGGALAVATGPPAPEVWPLLLGSALVHVVYMSLLMLSYRTGEFGQVYPLARGTAPWVVALAATVVIGEALPPVHLAGVLVISAGLMALVFAGGRPRPGQAPALVAAVATGLAIAAYTVLDGSGARLSGDPVGYLAWLMLLQGPVFMIVAVITRRGRLVEQLRPIWRVGALGGALSAGAYGLVLWAQTQGALASVAALRETSIVFGAIIGAIAFKESFGHVRSISAIAVVTGIVLLAL
- a CDS encoding FABP family protein: MQPEVHPDLEKLSFLIGRWEGVGVAGYTDMDEFQFGQEIEFTHDGEPYLTYRSRVWRINEDGSLGDFVTSESGFWRIRQSEAEQGTEPTADSPTIHLEVLISHPEGFTELYLGNIFAHRVEMSTDVVLRTETGKHVTAGHRLYGLFGDNRETLGYAWDMAAHGQELRSYMSAQLKQATTQS
- a CDS encoding DUF1416 domain-containing protein; translated protein: MDRIRLAGRRADRAWGGQVSNDGCGAPVGGVALANADAGDQAVIQGVVKRDGAPLRGAYARLLNTDGDFVGEVATGDEGTFRFFAADGDWKVRVLASQGFTAEYDVAAQVGKVIDLQVEA
- a CDS encoding GIDE domain-containing protein, translating into MDEVAPTLQLIALALVGFSAFLWLRAMRAHRHRRRLELTPDYTAGGLQACERLPSRAEINATAAEGPGGLLTSPYSQTPCVWFRVEVTHHHYREERGPGDRLEVERLFGLHSHEPFRMSDTTGSVLCAPDWAEVNDPEVSVDQFVASEEPPADILSPAQLAAVGKDKCTSTTVIGPAGLTPGCTYKEWVIRPGQELFVGGLARRNEDGDMFIEGTEDDPVSISTHTEQEMISADWHKELLGFGLLPVALLILAAMLILL
- the ygfZ gene encoding CAF17-like 4Fe-4S cluster assembly/insertion protein YgfZ — translated: MTSPLLTRAGAVAAEPPDADVAAHYGEPAQEGRALEDAAGWIDRGNRGVVRVTGPDRLSWLHSLTSQFLDGIAPGTATEALVMETKGHIRFHLSVVEDGTAVWAHTEPGAAADLAQFLDSMRFMLRVEVEDLSDSRRVLTLAGPEREKALEAVADRLDDVPLRRAEDETDLFLPADALAPVAEALTAAGARPVGMWAYEARRIAEHRPRLGRDTDHRSIPHEMNWVGRAVHLEKGCYPGQETVARVHNLGRPPRRLVLLHLDGTAERLPEQGASIELGGRAVGAVGSSARHHELGPIALGLVKRNVPVDAEFVVDGIAAGQEVIVPPDTGANAQIGLRRRPA
- a CDS encoding type 1 glutamine amidotransferase, which codes for MSDSSSALRIVWIYPDLLSTYGDKGNVLVLRRRAELRGIPVEEVHVHSSDPVPAEGDIYLLGGGEDRPQILAAERLRADGGLKRAAERGACVFAVCAGYQIVGESYGDDDDNPLPGVGILDIRSGRGQVRGVGEIVADVEPSLGVGRITGFENHQGRTAIGPSATPLSHVVKGVGNDDGQTEGAVQGQILGTYLHGPALPRNPGLADLLLRWRVGQIPPLEPSWGERLHEERLTAVL
- a CDS encoding GIDE domain-containing protein, producing MLLVIGVVLLLGAAILAPLAIRAVRRWSLQRGMAEVRPRALATCAGRQVSVSGTAVPGPNGAIESGLASAECVWHGHEVLRHYWALTRSPETAVHDRERASDSIADYGSSELFGIVGPGNSADGSPVLIDPEDAALSGAHMCLQRVVGRPQPGVPAQADDLLPRVKGKISGLFRGETIEFEYREWVLRPGDPIVVHGRLEMRDGRPVITAPLDGRLRIEQGGDRPEAPSAHRATDALLLSGSAVVTACTGVLLVFAGA
- a CDS encoding MurT ligase domain-containing protein, producing MSELPLRAQLAAVLGKGAATLSRATGRGDGSVIGGRVALKVEPELLAKLARGRRLTLVSATNGKTTTTRLIASALRELGEIATNEHGANMPTGHITALANAPEARNGVLEVDEKYLPQVLRDTSPAVVVLMNLSRDQMDRASEINLLAKKWRDALRRSEAHVVANADDPLVAWAGLGARHATWVAAGQRWKEDSWCCPECGGHLKREPDPHWECPECGLSRPEASWAVDNENDTITDSNGQPMRMELGLPGDANRANAAVAVATAAAYGIHPKQSLPRLREIRSVAGRYTSVVTDGVEVRLLLAKNPAGWLESFAVLSQPHVPVILSVNAQIPDGKDTSWLWDVDYTVLRGRRVFVMGERRTDLALRLETDGVPFQVADTVADVVSHVKAEQSGITQIDVIANYTAFQQIRTAYGRVQ
- a CDS encoding sulfurtransferase; its protein translation is MSRSDVLVDADWVEAHLNDQDVVLVEVDEDTSAYDKGHIPNAVKIDWKKDLQDPVRRDFIDKTGFETLLSERGISNDDTVVLYGGNNNWFAAYAYWYFRLYGHQKVRLLDGGRKKWELDSRELVEEVPERTKTSYSAQDQDRAIRAFRDEVVGAIGTKDLVDVRSPDEFVGKLLAPAHLPQETSQRPGHIPTARNIPWAKTANEDGTFKSNDELRELYTEAGVDLNKDIIAYCRIGERSSHTWFALHELLGLENVKNYDGSWTEYGSLVGVPIELGEAK
- a CDS encoding Fur family transcriptional regulator, whose protein sequence is MSHLTWREELRARGYRVTPQRQLVLEAVRELEHATPDAICTEVQKTAAGLNLSTVYRTLDVLEKVGLITHTHLGAGAPSYHLAEEADHLHVVCRECGEVTDTALELADPLVERLRRDLGFEADARHLTVVGQCSRCRAAAAGQEADAGAERGTETA